The DNA segment AGAAATGCCTCGCTCAAGGCGGCGGAAAACACGGACAACATCTACGCCATCGCACGGGGGTGGATCACCTCCGTCGTGGTGGTCAGCCTGATCATCGGCGTGCTGCTGAGCATCCTCATCGCGCGGATCATCTCCCGGCCGCTCACCGAGGCCCTGCGCGTGGCGGATCGCATCGCCGATGGCGACCTGAGCGTGCGGGTCATGGCGGAAACCCAGGACGAGACGGGCCGGCTGCTCGCGGCCATGCAGCGCATGGTGCTCAAGCTCTCCCAGGTCATCAGCGAGGTGCGCGAGGGCGCCGGCACGCTCGCCTCCGCGTCGGCCCAGGTGTCCTCCTCCTCGCAGAGCCTGTCGCATGGCACCAACGAGCAGGCCACCAGTGTGGAGGAGACGACCGCGAGCCTGGAGCAGATGACGTCCACCATCACCCAGAACCGGGACCACAGCCGGCAGATGGAGCAGATGGCCCTTCAGGGCGCCCGGGACGCGGAGGAGAGCGGCAAGGCCGTGAAGGAGACGGTGGAGGCCATGGGCTCCATCGCGGAGAAGATCACCATCATCGAGGAGATCGCCTACCAGACGAACCTGCTGGCGCTCAACGCGGCCATCGAGGCGGCGCGCGCGGGAGCCCACGGCAAGGGCTTCGCGGTGGTGGCCACCGAGGTGCGCAAGCTGGCCGAGCGCAGCCAGACGGCGGCGCGGGAGATCGGCGGGCTGGCCTCCAGCAGCGTGAAGGTGGCGTCGCGCTCGGGGCAGTTGCTCTCGGAGCTGGTGCCCTCCATCCGCAAGACGGCGGACCTGGTGCAGGAGGTGGTGGCCGCCTCGGCCGAACAGGCCACCGGCGTCACCCAGATGAACAAGGCCATGCTGCACGTGGACCAGGTCACGCAGCGCAACGCCTCGGCCTCCGAGGAGCTCGCCTCCACCGCCGAGGAGCTGTCCGCCCAGGCGGAGGCGCTGCAACAGCTCGTGTCCTTCTTCCACATCACCGAGGGCGCCGAGCGCTCCGAGCGCTCCGAGCGCGGCACGCGTCCCCCGGCCGTCCACCGCCCGCAGGCGCACTCTCCCGCCGCGGGGCTGAAGGCCGCCGCGAGCGGACTCGGCGCTGGAGCGGCCAAGCCACCCTCACGAGCCACTGCCCCTGCCCCCCATCCCGATGAGGATCGGGACTTCAAGCGCTTCCAGGTGTGATGATGAGTGACATGAGCGAGGAGACTTCCGCCGCCACGCAGTACCTCAGCTTCATCCTCGCCGGAGAGGAGTACGCGCTCGGCATCCTGAGGGTGAAGGAGATCATCGAGTACGACACCGTCACCCGCGTTCCCGGAGCCCCGGTGTGGGTGCGCGGCGTGTTCAACCTGCGGGGCAGCGTGGTGCCGGTGGTGGACCTGACGGTGAAGCTGGGCCTGCCGCCCATCCAGCTCACGCGCCGCAGTTGCATCGTGGTGGTGGAGGTGAAGCAGGGCAACGAGGACATCGTCCTGGGTCTGCTCGCCGATGCCATCGGCCAGGTCATCGAGCTGGGGCCCGAGGACGTGGCGCCCCCGCCCGCCTTCGGCACGCCGGTGCACGTGGACTACCTGCTGGGCATGGGCCGCGTCGGCACGGCGCGTAAGTTCATCCTGCTGCTGGACATCGACAAGGTGCTCAGCGGCCAGGAAGTGCTGTCGGCCACGGCGCTGCGGGCTCCGCCCGGAGAGGAGACCGAGCGCCCCACCGGGAAGGTCGCATGAAACCCGTGCTCCGGGAGGAGTCCGGGGCAACACTGGCCCCCGAGCCCCCAGCCCTGTCCGAGCGGGAGTTCACCGGCATC comes from the Cystobacter ferrugineus genome and includes:
- a CDS encoding methyl-accepting chemotaxis protein, encoding MTWFYNLKISNKLLLSFLGLSALNVVLGLFATQQLSKMNDATDSVTDVSMPSVRRVSAVNTDTSDFLILEMKHVLTSDPAKMAEYERGMKSELESIQDSLEKYEPLIASEEERRLYQEFTRLWANFLEEHERLIVQSRANPTQEQDQDINQSRAQQLYDIANNKLEELLSAIRNASLKAAENTDNIYAIARGWITSVVVVSLIIGVLLSILIARIISRPLTEALRVADRIADGDLSVRVMAETQDETGRLLAAMQRMVLKLSQVISEVREGAGTLASASAQVSSSSQSLSHGTNEQATSVEETTASLEQMTSTITQNRDHSRQMEQMALQGARDAEESGKAVKETVEAMGSIAEKITIIEEIAYQTNLLALNAAIEAARAGAHGKGFAVVATEVRKLAERSQTAAREIGGLASSSVKVASRSGQLLSELVPSIRKTADLVQEVVAASAEQATGVTQMNKAMLHVDQVTQRNASASEELASTAEELSAQAEALQQLVSFFHITEGAERSERSERGTRPPAVHRPQAHSPAAGLKAAASGLGAGAAKPPSRATAPAPHPDEDRDFKRFQV
- a CDS encoding chemotaxis protein CheW translates to MSEETSAATQYLSFILAGEEYALGILRVKEIIEYDTVTRVPGAPVWVRGVFNLRGSVVPVVDLTVKLGLPPIQLTRRSCIVVVEVKQGNEDIVLGLLADAIGQVIELGPEDVAPPPAFGTPVHVDYLLGMGRVGTARKFILLLDIDKVLSGQEVLSATALRAPPGEETERPTGKVA